TATAACCCACAGTATGGGATTGTAAATAGTTTTTTAACTATGATTGGACGAAAGGATTGGTGCCGTACCTGGCTTGGGGATAAGAAAACCGCATTAATTTCTGTGTTTATTCCTATGCTCTGGCAGTATGTAGGATATCATATGCTTTTAATGTATGCCGGAATTAAGAGTATCTCACCGGATATTAGAGAAGCTGCCTGTATTGATGGGGCAGCAGATGGGCAGATATCCCGGTATATTATTATACCTATGATTAAACCAGTGATAAGAATGAGCGTTATATTTGCTGTGACAGGCTCTTTAAAGGCGTTTGATTTAATCTATGTTCTGACCGGAGGAGGTCCTTCGCATGCAAGTGAAGTACCGAGTACGCTTATGGTTTCTATGATATTTGGAAGAGGCAGATATGGACTCGGAAGTGCAATTGCAGAAGTTATTATATTCTTATGCTTCTTTTTTGCTATTTTAATCAAACATCTCATTAAGACAGAGGAGGATTTATGAGTAAAAAGATAAAAAGCACCGGTCTTTATGGTGCCTTGGTTCTATGGGCAATTGTAAATCTGTTTCCTATATATTGGATGTTCACCTTTTCTTTAAAAGACAATTCGGAAATTTTTGGTTCTAATGTCCTTGGACTTCCCAAGGACTGGTTGTGGTCAAACTACGCAGAGGCACTGGGAAAAGGTAATATGGCACTTTACTTTTTTAATAGTATTATAGTTACCTTCTTAACAATCGCACTTACGCTCCTTTGCTCTTTAATGGCAGCCTATGCACTAACCAGAATGGAATGGAGGGGACGCAGAACAGTTCGAAATATATTTATGCTAGGGCTGACCGTACCAATTCATGCGGCAATATTACCGGTCTTTATTATGCTTCGCAGTTTCAAAATGACCAATTCTTATCAGGCGCTGATTCTGCCTTATACTGCATTTGCACTGGCTATGGCTATTATGATATGCCAAAGCTTCACAGAAAATATTCCGAGAGAATTAGAAGAAGCAGCGTGTATTGACGGATGTGGTGTCTACGGAATCTTTTGTCGGATTATACTGCCGTTAATGAAACCAGCATTGTCGACCATAGCTATATTTACCTTCTTGCAGGCTTGGAATGAATTAATGTTTGCAGTTATTTTTATCAGCGATTCCAGATACCGAACCTTGTCCGTCGGCATACAGACACTATCAGGAGCTTACACCACGAAATGGGGGCCAATTGGTGCGGCTCTTGTGATTGCTACTTTTCCAACCTTGATAGCTTATGGGTTCTTGGGGAAAGAGATTCAGAAAAGCCTCCTTGCTGGTGCCATTAAAGGATAAAACTCTTTGTGGAGTTTCGCCTACTCAGTAGGTGTTATAATGGAAGATAAATGGTAGTAAATTATATAATTTTATGGTATAGTAGAAATCAATAACATTACATTTTCTAAGACAAAAGATTACTGATATAAAATGGGGATAAAGGGGAAGTAGTCTGTTTATGGGGATTCGTAAATGGTTTTTAGCTATGAATTTACAGCGTAAGGTTCGTGTCTTTTTTTTGCTTCTGATGGCAATCTGCATCTTGTTCTGTTTTTATTTATTCTATGTCATCCTGGAAACGAATATGGAAGCTGCGGTTATAGAAAAAGAAGGTAATAACCGTGTTTCCATTACAAAAAATTGTGAAATTGCACTGGACAATCTAAACAGTATCAGCCGTTTGATAATGTTAAGTTCCAGTGTAACTGCTTATCTGACAGAGGACACAATATCTGCCGCCCAATCCAAAGCAGCCATTCAGGATATATACCGTATTCTGAATTCTTTTAACGTAACCTATTCTGTAACAGTACTTAGAATGGATCAGAGTTATATCAATACCGGTGTTGGAATAACCTATGTGGATACCGGTTCTTTATTTTATGGGGATTGGATTAAAGATATCACTGTAAAAAATGGTGGATATCTGATAAAGACCGGCAGAGATAAGGTCTTTCGGTCTAACACAGAAGAGATACTGACTTTTATAAGAAGTATTAATGATATTAACACCCAAAAAGAGATTGGTATACTGGCTATTAATATACCTGTAAGCTTTTTTGGGGAAACCTATGCGGGCCTTTCTGATAACAGTAATCATTTTGCATTTTTTGATAAAACAGGGTATTTAATCAGTAGTGATAAAGAATCTATATTTCATCATATCCAATTAGATAAAGAACTAGAGTTGAAGCAGACAGTTAAAAAAAGATTCTTTAAAGAATCAATACTAACGCTGGCGGAGGTGCCTAAGACTGATTTTGTATTAGTAACTTATTCTCAAGTAGAAATTCTGGAGGGTTTGTCCCAAAGGCTTGCCTTGGGCATTTTTATCGGTATTCTTTTTTTACTGCTTTATATGAATTTTATTAATACCTACATTGCAAGTAATGTGACAATACCAATCCAGAGGCTGGTTGCCAGCATGTCAGAAGTACAAAAAGGCTGGCTTCACCGGGTAAGCATAAATGTTAATAACGATGAAATTGGTTTATTAAAAGACAGCTATAATGCCATGCTCATTGAAATAAACCATCTGATAGAGGAATTAATCCAGAAGGAAAAGAATCTTCAAAAAGCAGAATTAGACGCTTTACATGAACAGATAAAGCCCCATTTCTTGTATAATACCCTAGATACCATAAGGTATCTGGCATTGGAGAACAAAACAGATAAGGTGTATCAAATGTTGGAAACACTGGCAAGCTTTTATAGGAGCTTCTTAAGTGAAGGCAGGCTTACTATTACACTGAGAGAAGAAATCGGAATTGCCAGAGATTATCTAACACTTCAGAAATATCGGTATGAAGATGTTTTTGAGGTTGAATACGATATTGAAGAAGAAGTTGCAGACATTCGGATTCCTAGATTGATATTACAGCCTTTAGTAGAAAATGCAATATACCATGGAATACGATTAAAGGGAGAGAAAGGTCTAATCAAGCTTACAGCCTATAAAAAAGATCATCTTTTGTATGTTAAGATTTATGATTCCGGTGTGGGCATGAACAAAGAGCAGATACAAGCATTGTTTCAGGGAAATCATACTAAAAGCTTTGGATTTAAAGGCACCATGGAACGAATTCGTTATTACTATAAAACGGAAGAGGTATTTGACATACACAGTATAGAGGGGGAATATTGTGAAATTGAATTAAAGCTGCCTTGTGAAAGGGAAGATTTGTGAGGATAGAGGTATGTATTTAGAGAAAAAGGAATCTTTATTATTCTAAGTAGCGGTAATGCTTATGCAAAACATATAACATAAGGTGTGGAATAGCATGATTTGTATGTGCGCTAACGCACACGAATGGGAGTCAAAATGTATAGGGTTATGATTATTGATGATGAAAAACCATTACGGAATCTGTTAAAAATGACCGTTCCGTGGGAAGAGTTAGGACTTGAGGTAGCAGGGGAGGCGGCAAGTGGAATTGAAGCCATACATACCATAGATGAAATTAAACCGCATATTGTATTTGTAGATATCCGTATGCCTTTTATGAATGGAATAGAATTTGCAAAGCTAGCCAAGAAGCGGTACAAAAATATAAGAATTATCATTCTGACTGCCTTTGATGAATTTGAATATGCAAGAACCTGTATTGGAATCGGAGTAACAGAATATCTGGTAAAGCCGCTGATAAAGCAGGATATTATCCAAGCTTGTGAGAAAGTAATATCTAGTTTAAGAGAACAGGAACCTGAGCTGGAAACAGAATCTACAGAGCTATTTACTCATTTTGATAAGATGAAAGAATATATCAAAAGAAATTACCGGAATTCAGAATTGAACCTTACTGCGATTGCTCAGGAGTTTGGCTTCAATGCAAGTTATCTCAGTCGAAGATTTAAAGCAGATACCGGTATGAGTATCATAGATTATATTACGAAATGCCGTATGGAAAAGGCGAAGGAATGTGCAAGGCAGAAAATGCTTATGTATATAACTGCAAAGGAAGTGGGCATTCCGGACCCGAATTATTTTGGTAAATGTTTTAAAAAATATACAGGTATAGCTTATTCTGAATTTTAAAATAAGGGCTAGCCGGTTCTTTCATAGGAATCCTAGTGATTACCTTTATAATTTATCTTGTAACCAGTCTTTTGTCTTTTATCCGAAAAAATTGGATATAAGAAAATTGATTTAATTAACTCTAAACAGCTAGGCTGTCAAGAAGGTTGTATGAGTGTCTGCTCTGTTTTTACAGGCAGAGGCTCATACAACCTTTTTATGGTTTGTGCAGAACTACCTGGATAAGCAGCAAATAAATCGTACTAAAATATAAAAGTCCTATTCCAACATATTTTGACAAAGTGTTTGACGAATGGAAAGAAATACATTATCATTAATACATTATTGAAGTAATACCACAGTTTATAATGCATATTGAAAGAAATTAATGTTACGATTTGCGGAAGAAAGTGTATGATTTAAGCATTTGACGCGGAAGATAACCATAGAAGCAAATCGGGTGAGGACACGCAATTTAAAAAGCAAAAGTTGTATGCATGCAGATGGGAGTTAGGTTAAGACGAAACACCTTATGGGGCTTATTATAACACATATGTAGGAGGTGTTTAATGAAACGCAAGTATTCCATTTTTGTAGTAACCTTTATAATTATAATATGCACTGTGGTAAGCAGCCTTTTTTTGCTTTCTATTAATAAGGTAAGCAACATATACATTGATAAAACCCAGGAATCCATCTATAGCCTGAAGAGGATTTTTTTAAAAGATACTGTGGACAATTTAGTGAAGGAAATAGATATAGAACGGGAGACTACCGCTGATGATATAAGATTAATTGTGGATAATATATATTCTATAATACGATTAGAGCTTAAAAATGCTGATTATTCATTGGAAGAAAGGATTCTCAGCCATTTTAAGTATAATAAGAATGATTATTGGACGGTGCTTTTGTGGGATAACAGTAAGAACCAGCCCATATACAATCCTCAGCAGATAAAAGGAGATACATGGAATACAGTAATATATAAGCTTACCTCAGAGCTGTCCTCTTACCGAATTATAACGGAAGGCAGAATAACTGCAATATTCGGTATTAACAATTCTTATATAGACGAATTGGTTAAAGCCAAAATTATTGAAAAAATCAGAACGCTACGATTTGAGGAAGATTCCTATATATGGATTAATGAAATATTAAATTATGAAGGCGGAGATAACTATGCCATCCGGAAAGTCCATCCCAATATGCCGGAAACAGAAGGGATGTATCTTTCCACATCTATGACAGATATAAAAGGAGAACATCCCTACCAGACGGAGTTAGATGGCATAAAACAAAACGGAGAGTTATTTTTTACTTATTATTTTAAAAAATATGAGAGTGATGAAATCTCTAAGAAACTAACCTATGCAAAGCTGTATAAAGAATATGACTGGGTAATTGCAATGGGAATTCAACTAGATGATATGCAGAGTTATATAGACCAGACTACAGGGGAAAGCAAAAGCTTAGCTTCCAGGCTCACCATTGCTTTAGTCTTTATTTTCTTTGTTATATTATTTTTAAGCTTTGCTTTGATTTTAGGTATTGAAAAAATGTACCATCATACTGCGAAAAGACAATTAGAAGCAGAAGTAAATCATGATCCGCTGACAAAAGCTTATAGTAGAAGATATGGGGACAAAGAGCTTAACCATGCCTTTAAAGAGTTTAAACAGACAGGCATCAGTCCTGGCATAATGTTATTTGATATGGATTATTTTAAAAAAATTAACGATACTTACGGACATGCTGTAGGTGACCTGGTTTTGATTGAAATAGTCAAGAGTATGAATCGGTTTATAAGAAGTACGGATAAATTAATCCGGTGGGGCGGAGATGAATTTGTTGCCGTTTTTAATGGTTTACAGAAGGAAAATGCCCATTATTTCGGCGAAAAGATGTTGATGGTCGCTTCTGCTATAAAGGTGCGGGTTGGTGAGGAAATCATTTATCCTACAATTTCTATTGGGATATCCTACTTTGAGGAAACAGATATAGACTATACAGATGTGTTAAAGCGTGCTGATGATGCTTTATATCAATCAAAAACTAAGGGTAGAAAGCAAACTACAGTAAATTAAATAGCAAAAAGTATTTTTCAATGATGGTTACAAGATAATAAACGAATGTAGAATCTGCAAAAAACATGTAGAATAGGCATTACCTCTTGTGAATCTGCGTTTCATAAAATATAATAAAAATGTAAGGATTTTACAATAAAATCTTAATAAAGGAGGGACAGGGAATACATATTGAGTTGGGATATAGTAATTCGATATAACGTGTTTGTGGGAACACTTTATATCGGATTGGTTTAGCCAGTAAAATCTAAATTTGAAATGGGATGTTTATAACCGTAAATTGGATGGAATAGTGGGATTATTTATACGGGGATAGAAAAAGCAGCAGAGGGCACAGGGAATGTCACTGCTGTTTTTTGTACTATTTTTTTCTTATATAAGTACAAAAAGAACAATGAACGGCTGTATAAATTTACAATATAAGTTAATAATATGTAGAATAAGCAAAAAAAATGTAGAATAAGCAAGAACTATTGTAAAGTATTAGTAAAAAAAATATAATAAAATTGCAACAAGAGTATGTAGTTTATGGAGAAGGAGGGCAGCAAAGAATATATAATGGGTTGGGTTATTTAGAGAAGGTATGAATTTCTCATTAAAGAGTATTCATACGGAAAGAAGGCAATCGAATCTGGGGTGGGTTTGATTACTGTGAAACAAGGTGTTTTAAGAGAGGGAGGAAAAATAAGGAATGAATATCTTAGAAACAAGAATGAATATTTTGAAAACAAGAATAAACAGTAAGTTTATTGTATGTGCACTTGTCCTTGCAATGCTTATGGGTGCCTTTGCCAATGTTAAAATCTTTGCAGCTGGTGTTTCAGTAACGGAAAGCGGAAGTTGGTATGAAAGCGCCTATATAAAATGGCAGCCCTTGCAAAGCGCTAAGGGTTACAATGTATATGTGAAACCAGCAAATGCTTCCGATTCAGCTTATGTCCAAATTGATAACCAGCTAATCAGACAATATGCCACATACTGGAGGGCGGATGCAGTAGGACTTTCCGCAGGAAATTATTTCGTAAAAGTAGAGGCAGTACTTTCTAATGGTACGAAAGTAAACCATGTATCCTCTACTTTGGAGGTAAAGGCGCACGACAGAAGTGGTTTTGCATTTTCTGGTGAGTCACAATATAAAACCGGCTCGGGTGCCTATAAGGAGGATGGAACCTTAAAGGATGGAGCACAGGTTATTTATATAACGTCCGAGACAGCCAAAACAGTAGAACTGGATGTAATCGTAAATAGTTCCGGTAAGTTACAGACGGGTACTGGCATTGGTGAAATATTAAACTTACGGCAGAAAGGCTATGATACACGACCTCTTTCCATTCGTTTCCTTGGAAGGGTAACGGATGAAAATATGAGTGGGCAGTTAAATAGCAGCGGTTACCTACAGGTAAAAGGAAAGTCCTCCTATGCCGAAATGAACATGACACTGGAGGGGATTGGTGAAGATGCAACTGCTTACGGCTGGGGAATTTTATTAAGAAATTGTGGAAATGTAGAAGTACGGAATCTAGGAATCATGTTATTTCCTGATGATGGTATCTCTCTGGATACCGGTAACTGTAATATATGGGTACATAATAATGATATCTTTTACGGAAGAGCTGGCTCCGATGCAGATCAGGCAAAAGGGGACGGCTCTGCGGATGTAAAAGGTGCATCTACTTATGTTACTATTTCTTATAATCATTTTTGGGACTCCGGTAAAAGCTCCCTATGCGGTATGAGTGATACGGCAGAATTCTTTGTAACCTACCACCATAACTGGTATGACCATTCTGATTCCCGCCATCCGCGTATTCGTGTGGCCTCCGTACATATCTATAATAATTATTTTGATGGGAATTCAAAATATGGCGTGGGTACTACAAAAGGCAGTTCTGCCTTTGTAGAAGCTAATTATTTCAGAAATTGTAAATATCCTATGATGAGTTCGAAACAAGGAACAGATGCGCTGGGCGACGGAACTTTCTCCGGTGAGAACGGTGGTATGATAAAGGCTTATAATAATATTGTAGAAGGTGCGTCCAGTCTTATCTATGCCAACTCAGATGCCGGAACAACCAGAGCAGATAACCGCTCCTATGATGCCTATCTGGCATCAGAAAGAAATGAAATAGTACCAGCCTCTTATAAAACCATAGCAGGAGGTACAGGCTATAATAATTTTGATACCAGAAAAGATATGGGAGTAGCTCTTTCTGCGATTGATTCGGTTGGTGATGTAAAGGCGATTGTAACTGCTGATGCCGGTCGTTTAAATGGCGGAGATTTTACCTGGGTATTTGATAATGCAGTTGATGATAAGTTGTATACGGTAAATACTGCTTTAATGAATAAAATCAGAAATTATCAATCCGAACTTATTTCTGTTGGAGGCAATTCAGAACAAGTTACACCTATACCAACTACAATTCCGACGGTAGTACCAACAGCAGTACCAACCGTAACACCGACAGCAGTTCCTACAGTAAATCCAACACCAACACCGGTTACTGGCGGTTATATACATAACTTTACCACAGACGGAAAAGATAGTAGTTTTTTTACCATTAAAGGGAACCTATCCTCCAGTAAAGGTTCAGTTATCTATGAAGGCATAACACTGACCCAGTGTTTGAAGATGGAAAGCTCCACCAATATTGAGTTTACCTTAAGTGAACCGGCTTCCTTAACCTTAGTATTTAATTCCCCGGATGGAGTGAACGTAAAGATTGATAATACGGAGCATCCGGTAAGAGATGGAATTGTAACCGTTTTACTTGACAGCGGAGTGCATGCTGTTACCAAAGGGGATGTTGCTAATTTATACTATATGGAAGTGAAATAAAACTATTACTTGCCAGCATTATGACAAATTCAGTATAATGCTGGCAATAATTATGAAAAAAAATGTTGATTTTTCTGCTAAAGTATGTTATAAATTTAACATACATGTTCTAAAACATGTTCTATATTTAATCAGGGAGGAAGTTATGAAGAAAAATTTATTTGGCAGAACTGGAAAAAGATTTATGGCCTTAGGTCTGACAGCAATGTTAACGGTATCTTTGTTTGCTGGCTGTACAAAGAAAACTGTCCCAAGTAATTCCCAGTCAGGTGCCGAACCCACGACAGGTGTTGTAACTACGGAGGAAGGAAAGTATACAGCAGGAACTTACACAGCGACAGTAACCGGTATGCATGAAATGACTGTTACTGTTACAGTATCAGAAACGGAAATTCTGGACATTAAAGTTGACCATCAGGAGACACCGGGTGTCGGAGAACCAGCAGTGGAATCCATTCCAGCTGAAATTCTTGACATTCAGGGACTTGGCGTTGATACTGTATCCGGTGCCACTTTGACAAGTAATGGTATATTAGAAGGTGTGAAGGAATGTTTAAAACAGGCAGGCCTTAGCGACGAAGAAATAGAGAATTTGGCAAAAATAAAAAAAGCTGTGGAAGAGGAAGAAGACCAGGAACTGACTGCTGACGTTGTTGTAATCGGAGCAGGCGGTGCCGGTATGGCAGCAGCAGTTACTGCTAGTCAGGCAGGCAAAAAAGTAATTGTAATTGAAAAAACTGGAAAGATGGGTGGTAACACTATACTTTCAGGTGGAGCACTAAATGCAGTAGATGAGGGAAGTGAAACGGCTCTTGCCAATAAAGACAGTGTGGAAAATCACTTTAACCAGACTTTTGAAGGAGGAGATAAAGAAGGGGATTCTGTATTAGTACATTCCCTTGTTGAAAATGCTTGGTCAGGAGTAGAATGGTTAAAGAGCCTTGGTATGGAATTTAATGATGGTGTGTTTACCGTAACCGGTGGTATGTGGCCTCGTGCTCATAAACCGGTAGAACCGGAAGGCACAGGCTTCTTTAAAACCTACCAGGAATACCTTAATACCCATAGTGAAATCACCATGGTGTATAATACAACAGCAAAAGAATTTGTTGTTGAAAACGGCGTGGTAACAGGCGTAGTTTGTACCGGTAAAACTGGTAATACAATAACTGTTAAAGCTTCAAATGGTGTAGTACTTGCAACCGGAGGTTTTGGTCAAAATATCGAAATGCGTATAAAGTACAATGATATAACAAAGAAATGGCCGACCTTGGATGAATCCATACCAAGCACCAACACGAGCGGAATTACAGGTGACGGTATTATTATGGCAGAAGCAATAGGAGCTAATCTTGTTCAAATGGGTAACATTCAGTTATTACCATTAGGTGATCCTAAGACAGGAAGCCTTTCTGGTAACATAGAACATGCAGTAGAAAGCCGTATCTTTGTTAATCTGGAGGGTAACCGTTTTGTGAATGAAGGCGGTCGCCGTGATGAAATGACTTTGGCATTATTTGAACAACCTGAAACAAAAATGTATATCGTTATGGATAGCGATACATATAAAGAAGGCAACGAGTTAAATAACTTTGGCGAAAGTATCGCCGATTTAGTAGCTGCCGGACGCGCTTTAAAAGCTGATACATTGGAAGAGCTGGCAGCACTTATGGGAGTACCTGCAAAAAATCTTCTGGAAACGGTGGAAAATTACAACCGTTATTGTAAGGGTGGAGATGCAGAAGGACAAACCGATGAATTCGGTCGTATTTTATTCACAGATACAGATGGTGTAAACAACGGAATCAATAATGGGCCTTTCTATGCAGCACTTCGTGTACCTACCGTACACCATACAATGGGTGGTGTTCAAATCAATGAACAGGCTCAAGTTATGGATACAAATGGTAATGTAATTCCGGGACTGTTTGCTGCCGGTGAGGTAACAGGAGGCATCCATGGAAGTAACCGACTTGGAGGTAATGCCTTGACTGACACGGTAGTATTCGGACGTATTGCTGGTACAAGTGCATCAGAATTTACAAAATAATTGAATAAGCCGAGAACAATGCTCTGTAAAAGGTACATATTAAGTACTTTTTACAGGGTATTTTTGTTTAATGGTAAGGTTTCTTATGACAAGATTAATCGCAAAAAAAGGTGCCCATTCTTCCTTGGAGCATGAAACGGGTTTTCATTTCTGGAAAAAAATGATATAGTATTAAGGAACCCAAAAGATAAGGAACAGATATAAAGGAGATAGCGAAATGAACCCGGAAATAAAACACAGGGCAAGAAAACAGGAACTATTTCAGCAGATAAACCAACTGATAGAAAAAGAGGGTTTTGCAAACCTGACAATTCGGAAAATATGTAAAAACCTTGATATATCTATTGGCACCTTCTATCATTATTTTCCCGATAAAAGCGATATTGCCTGGATACTATTCTCTGATATTGACAATTATTTTGAAACAGAGGTAGTTAAGGAATTCAGTGATAAGGAACCGGATAATCTTATAACCTTCTCTATGGAATATGGAGCATTTATTATGAAACGAGGGGTGGAAAACTGTCGCTGCATTAATTTGGCTCCGCTAAAAAGCAAAGGTCACAGTTATTTAGATGAAGGTAGAAGTATTTTTTTGAACCTCTATGGTATTTTTCAAAGAGGAACTGAGAAGGAACAATTTGCACTTACTGGTGACAGTCTGGAAACTGCCCGTATGTATATGATATTACTGCGTGGTTATTGCACCGACTGGGCAAAGCGGGAGGGTAATTATGATTTGGTGGATGCGCTAAAACGTTTCAGCATATTGTTTTGCAAAAGTCTGATAAATAATCCTTCATAGTAGTATACTTTAGATATTGAGGTAATTAAATGTATACAGAGAAAAGATATACAAACAAGGGATGTACAGAATAGAATAAGCAGAGCAAAAAATAAGCAAAGTGTTTATATACTATAATAAAGGATAAATCGATAAGACATTTAGAAAAAGAATCATATGAGTGAAAGAAATACAGAAAAAGGAACGGCTGTCACATAGGATACGTTCACTCTTTACTAATTGTGGCAGTATCACAGGTAACCTGTGATATGCAATGGGGGAAAGGTTGAATAAAGATATAAAACCCCTTGATTTGTACGCGACAAATGGTCGCAGATGGGAGCGAAATATGAAAATACAAAAGGTTACATTAATTGGTTTAGGTGCAATGGGAGTTTTTTTCGCTCCTCAGTTAGAAGATTTTTTAGGAAAAGAGAACTTTAGAGTTTTGGCTGATGGGGAACGTAAACAAAGATTGGAAGAT
The nucleotide sequence above comes from Anaerocolumna cellulosilytica. Encoded proteins:
- a CDS encoding carbohydrate ABC transporter permease translates to MNKVRRNKAAIIVFLLPAALLFLTIIIVPIFMSGYYSLLDWDGITKGTFVGFQNYIELVTSKSAGFPKTILNALLLAALSVFIQLPLSLMISLALARGIKGERVFTAVFFVPVLISTVVIGQLWLKMYNPQYGIVNSFLTMIGRKDWCRTWLGDKKTALISVFIPMLWQYVGYHMLLMYAGIKSISPDIREAACIDGAADGQISRYIIIPMIKPVIRMSVIFAVTGSLKAFDLIYVLTGGGPSHASEVPSTLMVSMIFGRGRYGLGSAIAEVIIFLCFFFAILIKHLIKTEEDL
- a CDS encoding carbohydrate ABC transporter permease, which translates into the protein MSKKIKSTGLYGALVLWAIVNLFPIYWMFTFSLKDNSEIFGSNVLGLPKDWLWSNYAEALGKGNMALYFFNSIIVTFLTIALTLLCSLMAAYALTRMEWRGRRTVRNIFMLGLTVPIHAAILPVFIMLRSFKMTNSYQALILPYTAFALAMAIMICQSFTENIPRELEEAACIDGCGVYGIFCRIILPLMKPALSTIAIFTFLQAWNELMFAVIFISDSRYRTLSVGIQTLSGAYTTKWGPIGAALVIATFPTLIAYGFLGKEIQKSLLAGAIKG
- a CDS encoding cache domain-containing sensor histidine kinase, which produces MGIRKWFLAMNLQRKVRVFFLLLMAICILFCFYLFYVILETNMEAAVIEKEGNNRVSITKNCEIALDNLNSISRLIMLSSSVTAYLTEDTISAAQSKAAIQDIYRILNSFNVTYSVTVLRMDQSYINTGVGITYVDTGSLFYGDWIKDITVKNGGYLIKTGRDKVFRSNTEEILTFIRSINDINTQKEIGILAINIPVSFFGETYAGLSDNSNHFAFFDKTGYLISSDKESIFHHIQLDKELELKQTVKKRFFKESILTLAEVPKTDFVLVTYSQVEILEGLSQRLALGIFIGILFLLLYMNFINTYIASNVTIPIQRLVASMSEVQKGWLHRVSINVNNDEIGLLKDSYNAMLIEINHLIEELIQKEKNLQKAELDALHEQIKPHFLYNTLDTIRYLALENKTDKVYQMLETLASFYRSFLSEGRLTITLREEIGIARDYLTLQKYRYEDVFEVEYDIEEEVADIRIPRLILQPLVENAIYHGIRLKGEKGLIKLTAYKKDHLLYVKIYDSGVGMNKEQIQALFQGNHTKSFGFKGTMERIRYYYKTEEVFDIHSIEGEYCEIELKLPCEREDL
- a CDS encoding response regulator transcription factor is translated as MYRVMIIDDEKPLRNLLKMTVPWEELGLEVAGEAASGIEAIHTIDEIKPHIVFVDIRMPFMNGIEFAKLAKKRYKNIRIIILTAFDEFEYARTCIGIGVTEYLVKPLIKQDIIQACEKVISSLREQEPELETESTELFTHFDKMKEYIKRNYRNSELNLTAIAQEFGFNASYLSRRFKADTGMSIIDYITKCRMEKAKECARQKMLMYITAKEVGIPDPNYFGKCFKKYTGIAYSEF
- a CDS encoding sensor domain-containing diguanylate cyclase, encoding MKRKYSIFVVTFIIIICTVVSSLFLLSINKVSNIYIDKTQESIYSLKRIFLKDTVDNLVKEIDIERETTADDIRLIVDNIYSIIRLELKNADYSLEERILSHFKYNKNDYWTVLLWDNSKNQPIYNPQQIKGDTWNTVIYKLTSELSSYRIITEGRITAIFGINNSYIDELVKAKIIEKIRTLRFEEDSYIWINEILNYEGGDNYAIRKVHPNMPETEGMYLSTSMTDIKGEHPYQTELDGIKQNGELFFTYYFKKYESDEISKKLTYAKLYKEYDWVIAMGIQLDDMQSYIDQTTGESKSLASRLTIALVFIFFVILFLSFALILGIEKMYHHTAKRQLEAEVNHDPLTKAYSRRYGDKELNHAFKEFKQTGISPGIMLFDMDYFKKINDTYGHAVGDLVLIEIVKSMNRFIRSTDKLIRWGGDEFVAVFNGLQKENAHYFGEKMLMVASAIKVRVGEEIIYPTISIGISYFEETDIDYTDVLKRADDALYQSKTKGRKQTTVN
- a CDS encoding pectate lyase family protein, yielding MNILETRMNILKTRINSKFIVCALVLAMLMGAFANVKIFAAGVSVTESGSWYESAYIKWQPLQSAKGYNVYVKPANASDSAYVQIDNQLIRQYATYWRADAVGLSAGNYFVKVEAVLSNGTKVNHVSSTLEVKAHDRSGFAFSGESQYKTGSGAYKEDGTLKDGAQVIYITSETAKTVELDVIVNSSGKLQTGTGIGEILNLRQKGYDTRPLSIRFLGRVTDENMSGQLNSSGYLQVKGKSSYAEMNMTLEGIGEDATAYGWGILLRNCGNVEVRNLGIMLFPDDGISLDTGNCNIWVHNNDIFYGRAGSDADQAKGDGSADVKGASTYVTISYNHFWDSGKSSLCGMSDTAEFFVTYHHNWYDHSDSRHPRIRVASVHIYNNYFDGNSKYGVGTTKGSSAFVEANYFRNCKYPMMSSKQGTDALGDGTFSGENGGMIKAYNNIVEGASSLIYANSDAGTTRADNRSYDAYLASERNEIVPASYKTIAGGTGYNNFDTRKDMGVALSAIDSVGDVKAIVTADAGRLNGGDFTWVFDNAVDDKLYTVNTALMNKIRNYQSELISVGGNSEQVTPIPTTIPTVVPTAVPTVTPTAVPTVNPTPTPVTGGYIHNFTTDGKDSSFFTIKGNLSSSKGSVIYEGITLTQCLKMESSTNIEFTLSEPASLTLVFNSPDGVNVKIDNTEHPVRDGIVTVLLDSGVHAVTKGDVANLYYMEVK
- a CDS encoding flavocytochrome c produces the protein MKKNLFGRTGKRFMALGLTAMLTVSLFAGCTKKTVPSNSQSGAEPTTGVVTTEEGKYTAGTYTATVTGMHEMTVTVTVSETEILDIKVDHQETPGVGEPAVESIPAEILDIQGLGVDTVSGATLTSNGILEGVKECLKQAGLSDEEIENLAKIKKAVEEEEDQELTADVVVIGAGGAGMAAAVTASQAGKKVIVIEKTGKMGGNTILSGGALNAVDEGSETALANKDSVENHFNQTFEGGDKEGDSVLVHSLVENAWSGVEWLKSLGMEFNDGVFTVTGGMWPRAHKPVEPEGTGFFKTYQEYLNTHSEITMVYNTTAKEFVVENGVVTGVVCTGKTGNTITVKASNGVVLATGGFGQNIEMRIKYNDITKKWPTLDESIPSTNTSGITGDGIIMAEAIGANLVQMGNIQLLPLGDPKTGSLSGNIEHAVESRIFVNLEGNRFVNEGGRRDEMTLALFEQPETKMYIVMDSDTYKEGNELNNFGESIADLVAAGRALKADTLEELAALMGVPAKNLLETVENYNRYCKGGDAEGQTDEFGRILFTDTDGVNNGINNGPFYAALRVPTVHHTMGGVQINEQAQVMDTNGNVIPGLFAAGEVTGGIHGSNRLGGNALTDTVVFGRIAGTSASEFTK